In a single window of the Thunnus maccoyii chromosome 7, fThuMac1.1, whole genome shotgun sequence genome:
- the pars2 gene encoding probable proline--tRNA ligase, mitochondrial gives MEPVMHQVWQRVFQRLHRTSVLSRRNHSGCAEHAAVPASTHSRHIKPTLLVSRLYQPSNLRDVGQDSRLQGEMTCKSQRLMQQAGLIHPSNPGCYYYLPATVRSMEKLVRVIDQEMQGIGGQKLDMPSLCSADLWKTSERWDLMGKELFRLKDRHGVDYCLGPTHEEAVTTLVAHQATLSYRQLPLLLYQITRKFRDEPKPKFGLLRGREFYMKDMYSFDVSEEAAYQTYESVCQAYTRLFARLGLRCVQVQADTGNIGGTLSHEFQLPADIGEDRLLVCGNCSFSANVETMSADRTDCPQCKTGTLVESKGIEVGHTFYLGKKYSHVFNAAFSNAQNKPSIAEMGCYGLGVTRILAAAIEVMSTEEAIRWPGLLAPYQVCVLPPKKGSKVDDAAGLAEELVHTLGETLPRLRGEVVLDDRTQMTFGKRLKDASRLGYPYVIVVGQGALEDTPRFEVICQQTGETMFLSKDGLFDLLGRVETV, from the exons ATGGAGCCTGTAATGCATCAGGTTTGGCAGAGAGTCTTTCAGCGCCTCCACAGAACCTCGGTCCTTTCCAGGAGGAACCATTCAGGCTGCGCTGAGCACGCCGCTGTTCCTGCTTCCACTCACTCCAGACACATCAAACCCACGCTGCTGGTGTCCCGCCTCTACCAGCCCTCAAACCTGCGTGATGTGGGGCAGGACAGCCGGTTGCAAGGCGAGATGACCTGTAAGAGCCAGAGACTCATGCAGCAGGCTGGACTCATCCATCCCTCCAATCCAGGTTGCTACTACTACCTTCCTGCAACCGTCCGCTCCATGGAGAAGCTG GTGAGAGTAATTGACCAAGAGATGCAGGGGATCGGTGGGCAGAAGCTGGACATGCCCAGTTTGTGCTCCGCTGATCTCTGGAAAACCAGTGAGCGCTGGGATTTGATGGGAAAGGAGCTGTTCCGTCTGAAAGACCGGCACGGTGTGGACTACTGCTTAGGTCCCACACACGAGGAGGCAGTAACGACTCTCGTCGCTCATCAGGCCACCCTCTCCTACAGACAGCTCCCTCTGCTTCTTTACCAG atcACCCGCAAATTCAGAGATGAGCCGAAGCCAAAGTTTGGGCTTCTTCGAGGAAGGGAGTTCTACATGAAGGACATGTACTCCTTTGATGTGAGCGAGGAAGCTGCTTACCAGACCTATGAATCTGTGTGTCAAGCATACACCAGGCTCTTCGCCCGGCTAGGTCTGCGTTGTGTTCAGGTGCAGGCAGACACGGGAAACATCGGCGGTACGCTCTCCCATGAGTTCCAGCTGCCGGCTGACATCGGCGAGGACCGACTTCTGGTCTGTGGGAACTGCTCCTTCTCTGCCAATGTAGAGACCATGTCAGCAGACAGAACTGACTGCCCACAGTGCAAAACTGGCACACTGGTAGAGTCTAAGGGCATAGAGGTCGGCCACACCTTTTACCTGGGCAAAAAGTACTCTCATGTGTTCAATGCCGCCTTCAGCAACGCCCAAAACAAGCCTAGCATCGCAGAGATGGGCTGCTATGGTCTCGGGGTAACTCGTATTCTCGCTGCAGCTATTGAGGTGATGTCAACAGAAGAAGCTATCCGCTGGCCAGGCCTTCTCGCACCTTACCAGGTTTGTGTTTTACCCCCAAAGAAGGGCAGTAAGGTGGACGATGCGGCAGGCTTGGCTGAAGAACTGGTTCACACTTTGGGAGAGACTCTGCCTCGTTTGAGAGGTGAAGTTGTTCTTGATGACCGTACCCAGATGACCTTTGGTAAGCGGCTGAAGGATGCCAGCAGACTGGGCTACCCATATGTAATTGTGGTAGGGCAGGGTGCTCTAGAGGATACACCCAGGTTTGAAGTGATCTGTCAGCAGACGGGTGAGACGATGTTTCTCAGTAAAGATGGACTCTTTGATCTTCTCGGAAGAGTGGAAACTGTATGA
- the ttc4 gene encoding tetratricopeptide repeat protein 4, whose product MASSAVHSDSDDGMDEFMDKFKTQRYKNGFNEDTWEEEFNKVPMFMKTAPEEIDPRQYPELACIQAIVHDEDRPPEEQAQSLKDEGNSFFKDKNYEKAILAYTAGLKKKCGNQDLDTVLLTNRAAAHFYLGNIRSALNDAAAAKKIKPDHVKALIRGAQCCIELRNFAEATRWCDEGLKAHPTDKKLQELRAAADKHKRAADRDARKAKAKEKKMHGAKEALLAAIKERGIKLYRSVKPPQRGSDSEDEDEGSSAAIAELSLDGLSSQEATGAQVFLDEQGSLHWPVFFLYPEHQQSDFISAFCESNCFIDHLAVMFGEELPPWDTDRKYHPQNLQLFFEDVEKETLYQVDPETTLLKVLQHKRFFVKAGTPSFIVLVKGSSFCKQFLTGKKILGL is encoded by the exons ATGGCGTCCTCGGCGGTACACAGTGATAGCGACGATGGCATGGACGAGTTCATGGACAAATTCAAGACACAGAGATACAAAAATGGCTTCAATGAAGACACCTGGGAAGAG GAGTTCAATAAAGTGCCAATGTTCATGAAAACTGCCCCTGAAGAGATCGATCCACGACAGTACCCAGAACTGGCTTGTATCCAGGCTATAGTCCACGATGAAGACAGGCCTCCAGAGG AGCAAGCACAGAGCCTGAAAGATGAgggaaattcattttttaaagataagaACTACGAAAAGGCCATCCTGGCATATACAGCAGGTTTGAAGAAGAAATGTGGCAACCAGGACCTCGACACTGTTCTTCTGACCAACAGAGCCGCGGCACACTTCTATCTCG GTAACATACGCTCTGCACTGaatgatgctgcagctgcaaaGAAGATCAAACCAGACCACGTGAAAGCCTTGATCAGAG gTGCTCAGTGTTGTATAGAGCTGCGTAACTTTGCAGAAGCCACCCGGTGGTGTGATGAGGGACTTAAAGCTCATCCTACAGACAAGAAGCTGCAGGAGCTGAGAGCAGCAGCCGATAAACACAAG agagcagcagacagagatGCCAGGAAGGCCAaggccaaagaaaaaaaaatgcatggcGCGAAAGAAGCTCTTTTGGCTGCTATAAAG GAGCGAGGCATCAAGCTCTACCGGTCTGTGAAGCCTCCTCAGCGTGGTTCAGacagtgaggatgaggatgaaggcTCCTCGGCAGCGATCGCAGAGCTGAGTCTGGATGGCCTCAGCTCTCAGGAGGCGACGGGGGCTCAGGTCTTCCTGGACGAGCAGGGCTCCCTGCACTGGCCTGTTTTCTTCCTCTACCCTGAACATCAACAGAGTGACTTCATCTCGGCTTTCTGTGAGAGCAACTG TTTTATAGACCACCTGGCTGTCATGTTTGGAGAGGAACTTCCACCTTGGGACACGGACAGAAAATATCACCCGCAAAATTTGCAG ctgttCTTTGAAGATGTGGAGAAAGAGACACTCTACCAAGTTGACCCAGAAACGACACTTTTGAAAGTGTTACAGCATAAAAG GTTTTTTGTGAAGGCAGGTACTCCCAGTTTCATCGTTTTGGTAAAAGGCTCATCGTTCTGCAAGCAGTTTTTAACAGGAAAGAAAATATTGGGATTGTAA
- the LOC121900565 gene encoding cornifelin homolog A-like yields MPFLIQGILSFIPCSRGVKTCPAHSVCKTVDLSACFSGCYGFWCCPCLACTVSNRFGENNCLPLCDILSPSICAAFGIPLFVPPAAVSLRAAVRNKYGIKGSICKDIAASCFCVWCSWCQMHRELKHRKKVPAIINIQTPTVVQMQPPMMMVPGNITTTGVVTQSNVVMASY; encoded by the exons ATGCCGTTCCTAATCCAAGGCATCCTTTCATTCATCCCTTGCTCTAGAGGTGTAAAGACGTGTCCAGCTCACTCAG tttgtaaaactgttgattTATCTGCATGTTTTTCAGGTTGCTATGGTTTCTGGTGCTGCCCTTGCCTTGCCTGCACGGTATCAAATAGATTCGGAGAAAACAATTGTCTCCCATTATGTGACATCCTCAGCCCTTCCATCTGTGCAGCCTTTGGGATACCTCTATTTGTGCCTCCCGCTGCCGTGTCTTTGAGGGCAGCCGTACGAAACAAATATGGAATCAAG GGTTCTATCTGTAAGGACATCGCAGCTTCCTGTTTCTGCGTGTGGTGCTCCTGGTGTCAGATGCACCGTGAGTTAAAACATCGTAAAAAAGTCCCCGCGATCATCAATATACAGACCCCAACTGTTGTCCAGATGCAGCCTCCAATGATGATGGTTCCTGGGAACATAACCACCACTGGTGTTGTGACCCAATCAAATGTCGTCATGGCTTCATACTAA
- the ttc22 gene encoding tetratricopeptide repeat protein 22, translating into MEADSTEDIESLMEDMDYIPGHFHLDLNLNCDPVGPVKLRHRDTYLKQESLHSELEAEVGYLQYAVRNLLGLLAFHLDQLDTAEEIFRSICKEDPGNLNAWANLGYVYDKLGRELDAGECVEKVSHLMGLDAGEASQEETRLLAARCLAEQAYVYPYDVELESEDDLRERLTAALTLYNKALDYGGQLIPKEEKRSWYFKMAIIYIRLDDIVKTKEDSEYSRLSHYNKGLRLLRETLESEKTQHKALAWCYVGIMLERKDEFTTVPMSIHDCGYSASEPLSCYGTAIKLASDDAFILNLLARMFFLLGKYEMATGICNMALNVLPDPELNWKAYCTRAKINMILYARDLEKAKHGDGGIPDRQKLTEARKDLDKVLTVRPCLRTHLEMAQVYYYMGVDALQESLLVDEGAVNSALVSLSQAIQFELGDTLPDLHVLKGRCLLLKGEEQNAADCFKCAVELERPGSTDTTALRCLLQALLALFVQGGPDPNPAITQLELWVKKAEERYPEDIVKAELRCLYRTHTAEVTELSRALIRTGRLDLVKRLLQTVAPKQTAKKRTRVMSIPFT; encoded by the exons ATGGAAGCAGACAGCACAGAGGACATTGAGTCTCTCATGGAGGACATGGACTACATCCCCGGTCACTTTCACCTGGACCTCAACCTCAACTGTGATCCCGTCGGACCTGTAAAGctcagacacagagacacttATCTTAAACAGGAGAGCCTACACAGTGAGCTAGAGGCCGAGGTTGGATATTTACAGTATGCTGTCCGCAATCTTCTGGGTCTGTTGGCTTTTCATCTCGATCAGCTGGACACAGCTGAGGAAATATTCAG AAGCATTTGTAAAGAAGACCCTGGGAACCTCAATGCCTGGGCCAACCTCGGCTACGTGTATGACAAGCTGGGGAGAGAGCTGGATGCAGGGGAGTGTGTGGAGAAAGTGTCCCACCTCATGGGCTTAGATGCTGGAGAGGCCTCGCAGGAAGAAACCAGGCTGCTGGCAGCCCGCTGCTTGGCTGAGCAGGCCTACGTTTACCCCTATGATGTGGAGCTGGAAAGTGAGGACGACttgagagagagactgacagcAGCACTAACATTGTACAACAAAGCCCTGGACTACGGTGGTCAACTG ataccaaaagaggaaaaaaggagcTGGTACTTTAAAATGGCAATCATTTATATAAG ACTGGATGACATAGTTAAGACCAAAGAGGACTCTGAATACTCCAGACTCTCTCACTACAATAAGGGGCTGAGGCTTCTCAGAGAAACACTTGAATCTGAGAAAACACAGCACAAAG CTCTCGCCTGGTGTTATGTTGGTATCATGTTGGAGAGGAAGGACGAGTTCACCACTGTACCCATGTCTATACATGACTGTGGCTACTCCGCCTCTGAACCTCTATCCTGCTATGGAACT GCCATAAAATTGGCCAGTGATGATGCATTCATCCTGAACCTTCTGGCCAGGATGTTCTTTCTACTGGGCAAATATGAGATGGCTACGGGGATCTGCAACATGGCTCTCAATGTGCTGCCAGACCCGGAGCTCAACTGGAAGGCCTACTGCACCCGCGCCAAG ATCAATATGATACTGTACGCCAGGGACCTGGAGAAGGCAAAACATGGTGATGGTGGAATCCCAGACCGGCAGAAGCTTACTGAGGCCAGAAAAGACCTGGACAAGGTCCTGACTGTACGTCCATGTCTGAGGACTCACCTGGAGATGGCACAG GTGTACTACTACATGGGTGTGGATGCACTCCAGGAGAGCCTTCTGGTGGATGAGGGAGCAGTAAACAGCGCCTTGGTGAGTCTGTCCCAGGCCATACAGTTTGAGCTCGGTGACACTTTGCCAGACCTCCATGTGCTCAAAGGACGCTGCCTCCTGCTGAAGGGTGAGGAGCAAAATGCCGCAGATTGCTTCAAATGTGCCGTGGAGTTAGAGAGACCAGGGAGTACAGACACTACAGCCCTGCGCTGCCTCCTACAGGCCCTGCTGGCTCTGTTTGTGCAGGGAGGCCCTGACCCCAACCCTGCCATCACCCAGCTAGAGCTGTGGGTGaaaaaggcagaggagaggTATCCTGAGGACATAGTGAAGGCTGAGCTTAGGTGCCTTTacaggacacacacagcagaggtcACAGAGTTATCTAGGGCTCTGATCAGGACCGGACGACTGGATCTAGTGAAGAGGCTACTGCAAACTGTGGCACCTAAACAAACGGCTAAGAAGAGAACAAGGGTTATGTCTATACCCTTTACATGA